In the genome of Hymenobacter taeanensis, one region contains:
- a CDS encoding alpha/beta fold hydrolase codes for MPDSLTFIGLHYWAGSGREFQQVAALLAPAYSFLAPDLSGFGESVPPVGGGYSIDAYADQIASIIAEKQVGRYVLVGHSMGGKIALALAARQPAGLVGVALLTPSPPTPEPMTDEERMASMRSYGKLAEAEKTFQKITVRPLPEDIHQQILKDNMQTTRLAWDAWLLHASREDISARMCNVLVPCTIVAGDQDDVMSPSVHGLETLPLLPTGTPLEIIGGTGHLLPYEAPEEVAQLLRAFAQRL; via the coding sequence ATGCCCGACTCCCTCACGTTTATCGGCCTGCACTACTGGGCCGGCTCCGGCCGCGAATTTCAGCAGGTGGCGGCGCTGCTGGCCCCCGCCTACTCCTTCCTGGCCCCCGACCTCTCTGGCTTTGGCGAATCGGTGCCGCCCGTTGGGGGTGGTTATTCAATTGATGCCTACGCCGACCAGATAGCCAGCATCATTGCGGAAAAGCAGGTGGGGCGCTACGTGCTGGTGGGCCACAGCATGGGCGGCAAAATTGCGCTGGCGCTGGCGGCCCGCCAACCCGCGGGCTTGGTGGGCGTGGCCCTGCTGACGCCCTCGCCTCCCACCCCAGAACCCATGACCGATGAGGAGCGGATGGCCAGCATGCGCAGCTACGGTAAGCTGGCCGAAGCCGAGAAAACCTTCCAGAAAATAACCGTCAGGCCACTGCCAGAAGATATCCATCAGCAAATTCTGAAGGACAACATGCAAACCACCCGCCTGGCCTGGGATGCCTGGCTGCTGCACGCCAGCCGCGAAGACATCAGCGCCCGGATGTGCAACGTGCTGGTGCCCTGCACCATCGTGGCCGGCGACCAGGATGATGTGATGTCGCCCTCGGTGCACGGCCTGGAAACTCTGCCGTTGCTACCCACAGGTACGCCCCTGGAAATTATCGGCGGCACAGGCCACCTATTGCCCTATGAGGCCCCAGAAGAGGTTGCGCAGCTGCTACGCGCATTCGCGCAACGATTGTAG
- a CDS encoding LysR substrate-binding domain-containing protein — MNIQQLEYLVALDTHRQFVLAAEKCHVTQPTLSMQLQKLEEELGVLLFDRTTKGVQPTAVGAKVVQQARRVLREVQQLREVVQVEKDELVGELRLGIIPTLAPYLVPLFLVELVERYPKLRVQVEELQSAQIIQQLKDNQLDIGLLVTPLDDRQLREIPVLEEPFLGYISENHELYPQATISPQDMGAPGLWLLQEGHCFRHQVLNICSPAPWIPPDPSPTKAVLLKRSSSWCATTTVILWCPSSRCCPSSITPW; from the coding sequence ATGAATATTCAGCAGCTTGAGTACTTAGTGGCGCTTGATACCCACCGGCAGTTTGTGCTGGCAGCGGAGAAGTGCCATGTCACGCAACCTACGTTGAGCATGCAGCTGCAAAAGCTGGAGGAGGAATTGGGCGTATTGCTCTTTGACCGCACCACCAAGGGCGTGCAGCCCACAGCGGTGGGCGCGAAAGTGGTGCAGCAGGCCCGGCGGGTGCTGCGCGAGGTGCAACAGCTGCGCGAGGTAGTGCAGGTAGAGAAAGATGAGCTGGTGGGGGAGTTGCGCCTGGGCATCATCCCGACTTTGGCGCCTTACTTAGTGCCGCTATTTCTGGTGGAGCTGGTGGAGCGCTACCCCAAGCTGAGGGTGCAGGTAGAGGAGTTGCAGTCGGCCCAGATTATTCAGCAGCTCAAAGACAACCAGCTCGATATAGGCCTGTTGGTAACACCCCTCGACGACCGGCAGCTGCGCGAGATTCCGGTGCTGGAAGAACCCTTTCTGGGCTACATTTCCGAAAACCACGAGCTGTACCCGCAGGCCACCATCAGCCCCCAGGATATGGGGGCCCCAGGCCTATGGCTGCTGCAGGAGGGCCACTGCTTCCGCCACCAGGTGCTCAACATCTGCTCCCCGGCCCCGTGGATACCACCCGACCCTTCACCTACGAAAGCGGTTCTATTGAAACGCTCAAGCAGCTGGTGCGCCACAACCACGGTTATACTTTGGTGCCCGAGCTCTCGGTGCTGCCCGAGCTCAATAACCCCATGGTGA
- a CDS encoding catalase codes for MEESTQPKKLTTASGRPIFDNQNSLSAGARGPLLLQDYFLHEKSAHFNRERTPERVVHAKGSGAYGKFTVTHDITHLTRAKLFSKVGNECKMFARFSTVGGEKGSADTERDPRGFALKFYTEDGNWDLVGNNTPVFFVKDPLKFTDFIHTQKREARSNLKSPTMMWDYWSLNPESLHQVTILMSDRGTPYGYRHMHGYGSHTFSLINAENERVWVKFHFHTQQGIKNLTSEEATRLKGENPDFAQQDLVEAIDNGDFPRWTMFIQTMTEEQARDFRWNPFDLTKVWPQGEFPLQQVGVMELNQVPNNYHAHVEQAAFAPAHVVDGIGYSPDKMLQGRILSYPDAHRYRLGANYEHLPVNACPFGFSNYQRDGQMALGDNGGPGPNYFPNSFDGPVEDKTQGEPAQELNGFAARYDRNEGPGNDDHYTQAGNLFRLLDAQAQRNLIDNIVGSMSGINGPKKDLITQRQLCHWFRADIRLGMYIAKGLGVDVEMPTQHPQPAEAAV; via the coding sequence ATGGAAGAATCAACTCAACCGAAGAAGCTTACCACTGCTTCTGGTCGCCCCATATTCGACAATCAAAATTCTCTGTCGGCCGGCGCACGCGGCCCCCTGTTGCTCCAGGACTACTTCCTGCACGAGAAGTCGGCCCACTTCAACCGCGAGCGTACCCCCGAGCGCGTAGTGCACGCCAAGGGCAGCGGCGCCTACGGTAAGTTCACCGTCACCCACGACATCACCCACCTGACCCGCGCCAAGCTCTTCAGCAAAGTAGGCAACGAGTGTAAGATGTTTGCCCGCTTTAGCACCGTAGGCGGCGAGAAAGGCTCAGCCGACACCGAGCGCGACCCCCGCGGCTTCGCCCTGAAATTCTACACCGAGGATGGCAACTGGGACCTGGTGGGTAACAACACGCCCGTATTCTTCGTGAAAGACCCGCTGAAGTTCACCGACTTCATTCATACCCAGAAGCGGGAGGCGCGCAGCAACCTGAAGTCACCCACCATGATGTGGGACTACTGGAGCCTGAACCCCGAGAGCCTGCATCAGGTCACTATCCTGATGTCGGACCGCGGCACACCCTACGGCTACCGTCACATGCACGGCTACGGCTCGCACACCTTCTCCCTGATCAACGCCGAGAATGAGCGCGTGTGGGTGAAGTTCCACTTCCACACCCAGCAGGGCATCAAGAACCTAACCAGCGAAGAGGCTACCCGCCTGAAGGGTGAAAACCCCGATTTCGCGCAGCAGGACTTGGTAGAGGCCATCGACAACGGCGACTTCCCGCGCTGGACGATGTTCATCCAGACCATGACCGAGGAGCAGGCCCGCGACTTCCGCTGGAACCCCTTCGACCTGACCAAAGTGTGGCCCCAGGGCGAGTTTCCGCTGCAGCAGGTAGGCGTGATGGAGCTGAACCAAGTGCCCAACAACTACCACGCGCATGTAGAGCAGGCCGCCTTCGCCCCCGCCCACGTGGTAGACGGCATCGGTTACTCGCCCGACAAAATGCTGCAGGGCCGCATCCTGAGCTACCCCGATGCGCACCGCTACCGCCTGGGTGCCAACTACGAGCACCTGCCCGTAAACGCCTGCCCCTTCGGCTTCAGCAACTACCAGCGCGACGGCCAAATGGCCCTCGGCGACAACGGCGGCCCCGGCCCCAACTACTTCCCCAACTCCTTCGACGGCCCCGTGGAAGACAAAACCCAGGGTGAGCCCGCCCAGGAGCTCAACGGTTTTGCTGCCCGCTACGACCGCAACGAAGGCCCCGGCAACGACGACCACTACACCCAGGCCGGCAACCTGTTCCGCCTCCTCGACGCCCAGGCTCAGCGCAACCTCATCGACAACATCGTCGGCTCCATGAGCGGCATCAACGGTCCGAAAAAGGACCTCATCACCCAGCGCCAGCTCTGCCACTGGTTCCGCGCCGACATCCGCCTGGGCATGTACATCGCCAAAGGTCTGGGAGTTGATGTAGAAATGCCAACCCAGCACCCCCAGCCTGCCGAAGCAGCTGTGTAA
- a CDS encoding M16 family metallopeptidase, with translation MKPFYIGLLSAALLTTGLEASAQTKPAAKPGATAKPAAPVVASTPKETPPPGGTPRDFALPAKEEFELPNGLKARLVPYGQVPKVTMMVAIQAGNVHEVADEVGVADLLGKLMNEGTSTLSASQLADRVARMGGSLNISVGQDQTNIWASCLSEFAPELAALMADVVQHPALPASELPRIKSDFKRQMNLARAQPGTQARQKFTASLYGNHPYGRPIPTDAAIDALTMEQVKAFYQNQYGAQRTSVYVAGKFDQAALRQAITKSWSDWTKGPVPHIEIAKAQIRPDVMTIDRPSAPQSTIVIGMPVVDPSHPDYMKVRVMNSLLGGSFGSRITRNIREDKGYTYSPYSFIETHYRAGNWSQNADVTTQETGNSLKEIVYEIERLQKTPPTAEELKGIQNYESGLFVLRNSTPGGIIGQLNTLDLHGLPDSYLTEQVKNINAVTPQQVSETARKYVRPEAMTIVVVGDKKIIDPQIKKFKESRKKAL, from the coding sequence ATGAAACCGTTTTATATCGGGTTGCTAAGTGCGGCCCTGCTCACCACTGGCCTAGAGGCCTCAGCCCAAACTAAACCTGCCGCCAAACCGGGGGCCACTGCCAAACCCGCCGCTCCCGTAGTAGCAAGCACGCCCAAAGAAACGCCCCCGCCCGGCGGCACACCCCGCGACTTTGCCCTACCGGCTAAGGAAGAATTTGAACTGCCCAATGGCCTGAAAGCCAGGCTGGTGCCGTACGGCCAGGTGCCCAAGGTCACGATGATGGTAGCCATTCAGGCCGGTAACGTGCATGAAGTGGCCGATGAGGTAGGCGTGGCTGACTTGCTGGGCAAGCTGATGAACGAGGGCACCAGCACCCTCAGCGCCAGCCAGCTGGCCGATAGAGTGGCCCGCATGGGCGGCTCTCTGAACATCTCCGTAGGCCAGGACCAAACCAATATCTGGGCCTCCTGCCTGTCGGAGTTTGCGCCCGAGCTAGCCGCTCTGATGGCTGATGTAGTGCAGCACCCCGCTCTACCGGCCAGCGAGCTGCCCCGCATCAAAAGCGACTTTAAGCGCCAGATGAACCTGGCCCGTGCTCAGCCCGGCACTCAGGCCCGCCAGAAGTTTACGGCCTCGCTCTACGGCAACCATCCCTACGGTAGGCCTATCCCCACCGATGCCGCCATCGATGCCTTAACCATGGAGCAGGTGAAGGCCTTCTACCAGAACCAGTACGGTGCCCAGCGCACCAGCGTGTACGTGGCCGGCAAGTTTGACCAAGCCGCGCTGCGCCAGGCCATCACGAAAAGCTGGAGCGACTGGACCAAAGGCCCGGTACCCCACATTGAAATTGCCAAAGCCCAGATCCGACCCGACGTAATGACCATCGACAGGCCTAGTGCCCCCCAGTCGACCATCGTCATTGGCATGCCCGTCGTCGATCCTTCGCATCCCGACTATATGAAGGTGCGGGTGATGAACTCTCTGCTGGGCGGCTCCTTCGGCTCGCGCATCACGCGCAACATCCGCGAGGACAAGGGCTATACGTACTCGCCCTATAGCTTCATTGAGACGCACTACCGGGCCGGCAACTGGAGCCAGAATGCCGACGTGACGACCCAGGAAACCGGTAACTCGCTCAAGGAAATCGTGTACGAGATTGAGCGCCTTCAGAAAACCCCGCCCACCGCCGAGGAGTTGAAAGGCATTCAGAACTATGAGTCGGGCCTGTTTGTACTGCGCAACTCCACGCCGGGCGGCATCATTGGTCAGCTTAACACCCTCGACCTGCACGGCCTCCCCGACAGCTACCTCACCGAGCAGGTGAAGAATATTAACGCCGTTACGCCCCAGCAAGTATCCGAAACCGCCCGCAAATACGTCCGCCCCGAGGCCATGACCATTGTGGTAGTCGGCGACAAGAAAATCATCGACCCTCAGATCAAGAAGTTTAAGGAGAGCCGGAAGAAGGCGCTATAA
- a CDS encoding M16 family metallopeptidase — protein MKQFTPLGQALGWGAAFLLTLGACSPKATTVATTSTAPPPTAEATSASSAASSFQIPVEYYTLPNGLKVVLSPDHTAPTATVAAYYNIGFRNEPRDRTGFAHLFEHLMFQGSQNLGKMEFIQLIQKNGGVLNGSTRFDFTNYFEVVPSHKLETIIWAEADRMRGLAINQANLTNQQGVVKNEVRVNVLNQPYGGFPWLDMPQYANKNWNNAHNFYGDLKDLDAATLEDAQSFFKTYYAPNNAAIAVVGDFEPAEAKAWVQKYFGNIPAVTQPPKPDLTEPRQEKEQRFTKDDKLATKPALAFAYHMPERNTPEYYALILLDQILLQGKDSRLYQAMVQKRGLTDDVGGGINYLGNAFNYAGPMLWMGNLTYDQTVKSDSVVSVLDQEINRLAKGGIDQPTLDLAMVKLRSSLYDQLSGSDNFGRADMLAAFALFDNDPSRINTLEGEFRKITPAIMQRTIQEYLRPTNRTIVVVNPLAKS, from the coding sequence ATGAAGCAATTTACTCCGCTAGGCCAGGCACTGGGCTGGGGCGCAGCTTTCCTGCTGACGTTGGGTGCCTGCAGCCCCAAAGCCACGACTGTTGCCACCACCAGCACCGCCCCACCGCCCACCGCCGAGGCTACTTCGGCATCGTCAGCCGCGTCGTCGTTTCAGATTCCGGTGGAGTACTACACCCTGCCGAATGGGCTGAAGGTAGTACTGTCGCCCGACCATACGGCCCCCACGGCTACGGTGGCCGCCTACTACAACATTGGGTTTCGGAATGAGCCGCGCGACCGGACTGGGTTTGCTCACCTGTTTGAGCACCTGATGTTTCAGGGCTCCCAGAACCTGGGTAAGATGGAGTTCATTCAGCTGATTCAGAAGAACGGCGGGGTGCTCAACGGCTCCACGCGCTTTGACTTCACCAACTATTTTGAGGTGGTGCCGTCCCACAAGCTGGAAACCATTATCTGGGCCGAAGCCGACCGGATGCGGGGCCTTGCTATCAACCAGGCTAACCTCACCAACCAGCAGGGCGTGGTGAAAAACGAGGTGCGCGTGAACGTGCTCAACCAGCCCTACGGCGGCTTTCCGTGGCTGGACATGCCCCAGTATGCCAACAAAAACTGGAACAACGCCCACAACTTCTACGGCGACCTGAAGGACCTCGACGCCGCTACCCTAGAAGATGCGCAGTCGTTCTTCAAGACGTATTACGCGCCCAACAACGCCGCCATTGCCGTAGTCGGCGACTTTGAGCCCGCCGAGGCCAAGGCCTGGGTACAGAAGTATTTCGGTAATATCCCGGCCGTAACCCAGCCGCCCAAGCCCGACCTCACGGAGCCCCGCCAGGAAAAGGAGCAGCGCTTCACCAAGGATGATAAGCTGGCCACCAAGCCCGCCCTGGCCTTTGCCTACCACATGCCGGAGCGCAACACCCCCGAGTACTACGCCCTCATCCTGCTCGACCAGATTCTGTTGCAAGGCAAAGACTCGCGCCTCTACCAAGCCATGGTGCAGAAGCGCGGCCTGACCGATGACGTAGGCGGCGGCATCAACTACCTCGGCAATGCCTTCAACTATGCCGGCCCCATGCTCTGGATGGGTAACCTTACCTACGACCAAACGGTGAAATCCGATTCTGTGGTGAGCGTGCTTGATCAGGAAATAAACCGGTTAGCCAAAGGCGGCATTGATCAGCCGACGCTTGATCTGGCCATGGTGAAGCTGCGCTCCAGCCTCTACGATCAGCTTTCGGGCTCCGATAACTTTGGGCGGGCCGATATGCTGGCGGCTTTTGCGTTGTTTGATAACGACCCCTCGCGCATCAACACGCTGGAAGGCGAGTTTCGCAAAATCACGCCGGCCATCATGCAGCGCACCATTCAGGAATACCTGCGGCCCACTAACCGCACTATTGTAGTTGTAAACCCATTGGCCAAGAGCTAA
- a CDS encoding family 1 glycosylhydrolase, whose translation MAKSFLTHIKDKYGDGNYEGDEHGGAAGHDGSGLPTGNPGNFMFATGIECSYPTIAGGTIRRDLLAETDHYTRYKEDLGLVKELGLKVLRYNLPYYLIHKAPGKFDWEFADKAMAEIQRLGITPILDLMHFGVPDWIGNFQNPELPVHFAEYCGAVAKRYPWVRFYTPVNEIYVTARASAKDGIWNEQLKDDRAFITAMKHCAAASIMGNQQIARYRPDCIIVQSESAEYIHEMRAVESDAVRLSNKLRFLSLDLLYAHTLDAEVLLYCLDNGLTRQELEWFMAGEPPGYQIMGNDYYGRNERIIKPNGEWCAAEDVLGWYTMTRQYYERYRKPVMHTETNTFDKKDAECWLWKQWVNVQRIRQDGVPVVGFTWYSLLDQLDWDISLAEKRLSVNACGLYDLDRRIRPVGESYKMMIREFGQITIMPHGEVFEFTSRPATLKVEK comes from the coding sequence ATGGCCAAAAGCTTCCTGACGCATATTAAAGACAAGTACGGCGACGGCAATTATGAGGGCGACGAGCACGGCGGTGCGGCCGGCCACGACGGCAGTGGCCTACCTACCGGCAACCCCGGCAACTTCATGTTCGCTACCGGCATTGAGTGCTCGTATCCTACTATTGCAGGCGGCACCATCCGGCGCGACCTGCTGGCCGAAACGGACCACTACACCCGCTACAAGGAGGACCTGGGCCTGGTGAAGGAGCTGGGCCTGAAGGTGCTGCGCTACAACCTGCCGTACTATCTCATTCATAAAGCGCCGGGCAAGTTTGACTGGGAGTTTGCCGATAAGGCCATGGCCGAAATTCAGCGCCTGGGCATTACGCCCATTCTGGACTTAATGCACTTTGGGGTGCCCGACTGGATTGGCAACTTCCAGAACCCTGAGCTGCCGGTGCACTTCGCGGAGTACTGTGGGGCCGTGGCCAAGCGCTACCCCTGGGTGCGCTTCTACACGCCCGTAAATGAGATTTACGTCACGGCGCGCGCTTCCGCTAAAGATGGCATCTGGAATGAGCAGCTTAAGGATGACCGCGCCTTCATCACGGCCATGAAGCACTGCGCGGCGGCCAGCATTATGGGTAACCAGCAAATTGCCCGGTACCGCCCCGACTGCATCATCGTGCAGAGTGAATCAGCGGAGTACATTCATGAGATGCGCGCCGTGGAAAGCGACGCGGTGCGCCTCAGCAACAAGCTCCGCTTCTTGTCCTTGGACCTGCTCTACGCCCACACTCTCGATGCCGAGGTGCTGCTCTACTGCCTCGATAACGGCCTCACCCGCCAGGAGCTGGAGTGGTTTATGGCCGGTGAGCCGCCCGGCTACCAGATTATGGGCAACGACTACTACGGCCGCAATGAGCGCATTATTAAGCCCAACGGCGAGTGGTGCGCCGCCGAAGATGTGCTGGGCTGGTACACCATGACGCGCCAATATTACGAGCGCTACCGCAAGCCCGTGATGCACACTGAAACCAACACCTTCGATAAGAAAGACGCCGAATGCTGGCTCTGGAAGCAGTGGGTAAACGTGCAGCGCATTCGCCAAGATGGCGTGCCCGTGGTGGGGTTCACTTGGTACAGCCTCCTCGACCAGCTCGACTGGGATATTAGCCTCGCCGAGAAGCGCCTCTCTGTCAATGCCTGCGGCCTCTACGACCTCGACCGCCGTATCAGGCCGGTAGGGGAGAGCTACAAAATGATGATCCGCGAGTTCGGCCAAATCACCATCATGCCCCATGGCGAAGTCTTCGAGTTCACCAGCCGCCCCGCCACGTTAAAGGTGGAGAAGTAG
- a CDS encoding GMC family oxidoreductase: MPDEEVLEEGVLNPIKPEVQDPLLKSILAENDALPVEAPSEMEQAAPLPDPVDEVDCVVIGTGAGGAPLLARLAMAGLKVVALEAGPRRDPTQDYATDEKAQHFLFWNDERLSAGQNPVAFGNNNSGTGVGGSTLHYTAYTPRAHRGDLSLFTDFGKGVDWPFGIEELEPYYEELEHFLGISGPTPYPWDAKRRKGYPLAPLPLNGAALLMQKACADLGIKTSPAANAALSARYYQEGIGWREACTNRGFCQAGCNRGAKASMDVTFLPLAEAYGAEIRSEAFVTEIERDAKGHVTAVVYTQQGEQKRQRCRHLFLCAGAVETPRLLLLNELALTSGQVGKNFMAHTGMQVWGTFDEDIRPYKGIPGGLISEDTHRPADADFAGGYLLQSIGVMPVTFASQMARQRKLWGQPLRDYMRSYNHTAGINILGDCLPHESNFLELAEEKDGRGLPKPRIHFTAQENEQRMNAHAEKLMRQIWEAAGAHDIWSFERYAHTIGTARMGLSGDDAVVNADGRAFDVPNLYICDNSVFPSALSVNPALTIMALSLRTADKFLAARQRLDG; the protein is encoded by the coding sequence ATGCCCGACGAAGAAGTACTGGAAGAGGGTGTGCTGAACCCTATAAAACCGGAAGTTCAGGACCCCTTGCTCAAAAGCATCCTGGCTGAAAACGATGCGCTGCCCGTTGAAGCACCCAGTGAAATGGAACAGGCTGCCCCGCTCCCCGACCCCGTGGACGAGGTAGACTGCGTGGTAATAGGTACCGGTGCCGGGGGTGCGCCCTTGCTGGCCCGACTGGCCATGGCTGGCCTGAAAGTAGTAGCCCTGGAAGCCGGCCCCCGCCGCGACCCTACCCAGGACTACGCTACCGACGAAAAAGCTCAGCATTTCCTGTTCTGGAACGATGAGCGCCTTTCGGCGGGCCAGAACCCGGTGGCCTTCGGCAATAACAACTCCGGCACCGGCGTGGGCGGCTCTACCCTGCACTACACGGCCTACACGCCCCGCGCCCACCGCGGCGACCTAAGCCTGTTCACTGACTTCGGTAAGGGCGTGGATTGGCCGTTCGGGATTGAGGAGCTGGAGCCTTACTATGAGGAGCTGGAGCACTTCCTGGGCATCAGCGGGCCTACGCCCTATCCCTGGGATGCCAAGCGCCGCAAAGGCTACCCGCTGGCACCGCTGCCCCTCAATGGAGCCGCGCTGCTCATGCAGAAAGCCTGCGCCGACCTGGGCATCAAGACCTCACCCGCGGCCAATGCGGCGCTGTCGGCGCGCTATTACCAGGAGGGTATTGGCTGGCGCGAAGCCTGCACCAACCGAGGCTTCTGCCAGGCCGGCTGCAACCGCGGCGCCAAGGCCAGCATGGACGTCACCTTCCTGCCATTAGCAGAGGCCTACGGGGCCGAAATTCGGTCGGAGGCCTTTGTAACGGAAATTGAGCGCGATGCCAAGGGCCATGTAACGGCCGTGGTGTATACCCAGCAGGGGGAGCAAAAGCGCCAGCGCTGCCGCCACCTGTTTCTGTGCGCCGGGGCCGTAGAAACTCCCCGCTTGCTGCTGCTCAATGAGCTGGCCCTCACCAGCGGGCAGGTAGGCAAAAACTTTATGGCCCATACGGGCATGCAGGTATGGGGCACCTTCGATGAGGATATTCGGCCTTACAAAGGCATTCCCGGTGGCCTGATTTCTGAAGATACTCACCGGCCCGCCGATGCCGATTTTGCGGGCGGCTACCTGCTGCAAAGCATCGGCGTAATGCCCGTGACGTTTGCCTCCCAGATGGCGCGCCAGCGCAAGCTCTGGGGCCAGCCGCTGCGCGACTACATGCGCAGCTACAACCACACCGCTGGCATTAACATCCTCGGCGACTGCCTGCCCCACGAAAGCAACTTCCTGGAGCTGGCCGAAGAAAAAGACGGGCGGGGCCTGCCCAAGCCGCGCATCCATTTCACGGCCCAGGAAAATGAGCAGCGCATGAACGCTCACGCCGAAAAGCTCATGCGCCAGATCTGGGAGGCCGCCGGGGCTCACGATATCTGGTCTTTTGAGCGCTACGCCCACACCATTGGCACCGCCCGTATGGGCCTCTCCGGCGACGACGCGGTAGTGAATGCCGACGGCCGCGCCTTCGATGTGCCCAACCTCTATATCTGCGACAACTCCGTCTTCCCCAGCGCCCTCAGCGTCAATCCGGCCCTCACCATTATGGCCCTTAGCCTCCGCACCGCCGACAAGTTTCTGGCAGCCCGGCAGCGGCTGGATGGGTAG
- a CDS encoding gluconate 2-dehydrogenase subunit 3 family protein — translation MASPHYPEGTVRALLQTELVTEATRAALLSRLDTSPYTPQFFDEGTYELLRAVAARIYPQPERAEPIELAPVVDKRLAEGDSDGWRYDAMPPDREAYRLGLGGINQAAQALFQLPFQQLPEAQQDQVMEVIANGTAPGENWQQLPINRFFEELLAELTEAYYSHPLAQEEIGYVGMADVPGWTHIEPNQLEPREPEAVKE, via the coding sequence ATGGCATCCCCTCACTACCCCGAAGGCACCGTGCGCGCCCTGCTCCAGACCGAGCTCGTGACGGAAGCTACCCGCGCCGCCCTGCTGTCCCGCCTCGATACTTCGCCTTACACGCCGCAGTTCTTCGATGAGGGGACCTACGAGCTGCTGCGAGCCGTGGCAGCGCGCATTTACCCCCAGCCGGAACGCGCAGAACCCATTGAGTTAGCCCCCGTGGTAGACAAGCGCCTCGCGGAAGGCGACTCCGATGGGTGGCGCTATGATGCCATGCCGCCCGACCGGGAGGCCTACCGCCTGGGCCTGGGTGGTATCAACCAGGCTGCCCAGGCGCTGTTCCAACTGCCATTCCAGCAACTACCCGAGGCGCAGCAGGACCAGGTTATGGAAGTCATTGCTAACGGCACTGCTCCCGGCGAGAACTGGCAGCAGCTGCCCATCAACCGCTTTTTTGAAGAACTGCTGGCCGAGCTAACCGAAGCCTACTACTCGCACCCACTGGCTCAGGAGGAAATCGGGTACGTGGGCATGGCCGACGTGCCCGGCTGGACCCACATTGAGCCCAATCAACTAGAGCCCCGCGAGCCGGAAGCGGTGAAAGAGTGA
- a CDS encoding SDR family oxidoreductase, whose product MAAKKTSTPSTTAKSEAKAAPAKKTAATPAAKKAAAAASAAPEPVKRPTAKEMKKHAQKLPYPAKQADMDLQPAMSFSTYRAAGKLQDKIALVTGSDSGIGRAVAVAFAMEGAHVAVLYNENTVDAEETKRLVEAQNRRCLLLQLDVRDPEQCKQAVRLTRKELGGLNILVNNAAFQMSAEKFEDISEEQIRRTFDTNILGYIWMAQAAIPHLQQGDCIINTGSIVGLTGIPILVDYACTKSAIHALTKSLATYLGERGIRVNCVVPGPVWTPNIPGTMPKEEIEKFGHEVALARPGQPEELAPAYVLLASQDGSFMTGSLVHVTGGKMSSDQ is encoded by the coding sequence ATGGCTGCTAAGAAAACTTCTACCCCTTCTACTACTGCCAAATCGGAGGCTAAGGCAGCTCCAGCTAAAAAAACAGCGGCTACTCCAGCCGCTAAGAAAGCCGCGGCTGCAGCCTCTGCGGCGCCTGAGCCCGTGAAGAGGCCTACGGCGAAGGAGATGAAAAAGCATGCCCAAAAGTTACCTTATCCGGCCAAGCAGGCTGATATGGATTTGCAGCCGGCCATGAGCTTCTCTACGTACCGGGCCGCCGGGAAACTGCAGGACAAGATTGCTCTGGTCACGGGCTCTGACTCCGGCATCGGGCGGGCGGTGGCGGTGGCCTTTGCCATGGAGGGGGCTCACGTAGCGGTACTCTACAATGAAAATACTGTGGATGCCGAGGAAACGAAGCGCCTCGTGGAAGCTCAGAACCGTCGGTGCCTCTTGCTGCAGTTAGATGTGCGCGACCCGGAACAGTGCAAACAAGCCGTGCGCCTGACCCGCAAAGAGCTGGGCGGCCTCAATATTCTCGTCAACAACGCCGCCTTCCAGATGAGCGCCGAGAAGTTCGAGGACATTTCCGAGGAGCAGATTCGCCGCACCTTCGATACCAACATTCTCGGTTATATCTGGATGGCGCAGGCCGCCATTCCGCACCTCCAGCAGGGCGACTGCATCATCAACACGGGCAGCATTGTAGGCCTCACCGGCATCCCGATTCTGGTGGATTACGCCTGCACCAAGTCGGCCATTCATGCCCTCACCAAGAGCCTGGCTACTTACCTTGGTGAGCGGGGCATTCGGGTGAACTGCGTGGTGCCCGGCCCCGTCTGGACGCCCAATATTCCCGGCACTATGCCCAAGGAGGAAATCGAGAAGTTCGGCCACGAGGTGGCCCTGGCCCGCCCCGGCCAGCCCGAAGAGCTGGCTCCCGCCTATGTGCTGCTGGCCTCCCAGGACGGCTCCTTCATGACCGGCTCGCTCGTCCACGTCACGGGGGGCAAAATGAGTAGCGACCAGTAA